One Thiocapsa sp. genomic window carries:
- the pufA gene encoding light-harvesting antenna LH1, alpha subunit produces MHKIWQMFDPRRTLAGLLGFLLGLALLIHFILLSSPAFNWLGGV; encoded by the coding sequence ATGCACAAAATTTGGCAGATGTTCGATCCGCGCAGAACACTCGCAGGCTTGCTCGGATTCTTGCTCGGCTTGGCCTTGTTGATCCACTTCATCCTGCTCAGCAGTCCGGCCTTTAACTGGCTCGGTGGCGTTTAA
- the pufB gene encoding light-harvesting antenna LH1, beta subunit, producing the protein MTNRTVTTSGLTENEAKEFHGIFVSSFVTFTSIVVAAHILVWLWRPWL; encoded by the coding sequence ATGACCAACCGGACCGTCACGACATCGGGTCTGACAGAAAACGAGGCGAAAGAGTTTCATGGCATCTTCGTGTCGAGTTTCGTCACCTTCACGTCGATCGTGGTCGCTGCGCACATCCTGGTTTGGTTGTGGCGTCCTTGGCTTTAA
- the pufA gene encoding light-harvesting antenna LH1, alpha subunit, whose amino-acid sequence MHKIWQIFDPRRTLVALFGFLLVLGLLIHFILLSTADFNWLSDGVPASGKAAAVTPVAQMAPLPAGR is encoded by the coding sequence ATGCATAAGATTTGGCAGATCTTCGATCCGCGCAGAACGCTGGTTGCTTTGTTCGGTTTCCTGTTGGTGCTCGGGCTGTTGATCCACTTCATCCTGCTCAGCACGGCCGACTTCAACTGGTTGTCCGACGGCGTGCCCGCTAGCGGGAAGGCTGCCGCTGTGACGCCTGTGGCACAGATGGCTCCCCTGCCTGCCGGCCGTTAG
- the pufB gene encoding light-harvesting antenna LH1, beta subunit, translating to MAEEKSMSGLTEEEAKEFHGIFVQSMTGFFGVVIFAHILAWLWRPWL from the coding sequence ATGGCTGAAGAGAAAAGCATGTCCGGGCTGACCGAAGAAGAGGCGAAGGAGTTTCACGGCATCTTCGTGCAGAGCATGACCGGGTTCTTCGGGGTTGTTATCTTTGCTCACATCCTTGCCTGGCTGTGGCGCCCCTGGCTGTAA
- the pufC gene encoding photosynthetic reaction center cytochrome PufC yields the protein MKMAKYTSIPLAAVVASVFVAGCEAPPPETVQLGYRGLAMEHVQNPGDLARSYKANQPPEVIPAAPPGGPKVSEVYENVQVLSDLTVADFTRLMVAVTTWVSPEQGCNYCHVPGNWASDDIYTKVVSRKMFQMTQQANSAWKDHVAETGVTCYTCHRGQPVPEYVWTTDPGPNLPSGVSPTGQNIAASTVAYASLPFDPFTPFLDQANEIRVIGDSALPSGNSASTKQAEWVYGLMMHLSDALGVNCTFCHNSRSFFAWDQSTPQRTTAWYAIRMVREMNQEYIWPLNEVLPETRKGPLGDPYRVSCATCHQGAYKPLYGAQMLKDYPALAGPTLIAAPEEAAPVEPAAEAAPAEGPKQL from the coding sequence ATGAAGATGGCTAAGTACACGTCGATCCCGCTGGCCGCTGTCGTCGCTTCGGTTTTTGTTGCCGGCTGTGAGGCGCCGCCGCCCGAGACCGTCCAATTGGGCTACCGCGGTCTGGCGATGGAGCACGTCCAAAACCCCGGTGATCTGGCTCGCAGCTATAAGGCGAACCAGCCTCCCGAGGTGATTCCGGCGGCACCGCCGGGTGGTCCGAAGGTCTCCGAGGTCTACGAGAACGTCCAGGTCCTGAGCGATCTCACCGTTGCGGATTTCACCCGGCTGATGGTGGCCGTAACGACTTGGGTCTCTCCGGAGCAGGGCTGCAACTACTGCCACGTTCCCGGCAACTGGGCGTCCGACGACATCTATACGAAGGTTGTATCGCGCAAGATGTTCCAGATGACGCAGCAGGCCAATTCGGCATGGAAGGACCATGTCGCGGAGACGGGCGTGACCTGCTATACCTGTCATCGCGGTCAGCCGGTGCCCGAGTATGTCTGGACGACCGACCCGGGTCCGAACCTGCCGTCCGGCGTGTCTCCGACGGGCCAAAACATCGCGGCGTCGACGGTTGCCTACGCGTCTTTGCCGTTCGACCCCTTCACGCCGTTCCTGGATCAAGCCAACGAGATCCGCGTGATCGGCGATTCGGCCCTGCCGAGCGGCAATTCGGCTTCGACCAAGCAAGCGGAGTGGGTCTACGGTCTGATGATGCATCTGTCCGACGCGCTCGGCGTCAACTGCACCTTCTGCCACAACAGTCGGTCCTTCTTTGCCTGGGATCAGAGCACCCCGCAGCGGACCACCGCCTGGTATGCGATCCGGATGGTGCGTGAGATGAACCAGGAATACATCTGGCCGTTGAACGAGGTGTTGCCCGAAACGCGGAAGGGCCCGTTGGGCGATCCCTACCGTGTGAGCTGCGCGACTTGCCATCAGGGCGCTTATAAGCCACTTTACGGTGCTCAGATGCTCAAGGACTACCCCGCACTTGCAGGTCCGACCCTGATTGCGGCGCCCGAGGAAGCGGCTCCGGTCGAGCCCGCGGCAGAAGCAGCGCCCGCGGAGGGGCCGAAGCAGTTGTAG